Below is a genomic region from Helianthus annuus cultivar XRQ/B chromosome 2, HanXRQr2.0-SUNRISE, whole genome shotgun sequence.
tattgaaagataattaattaagttattaatgtgtaatgtggtaggcccctcttttgaagatgacgttaccctcggctaagtggtttgagtcagcagggatacaatcccaagtagccgggttaatgtattaatagagcttacatatgaggggatcaagccattcgcacccccgccatccaataccagtgggtattgaaggaggtcctagtaagcttgacccaggtccttgcaggatctgtacactgaacaaggcaagaaccttaccaaatcattcccttaacccccgaccaggtagccaacatatctctatatagaccgtagagatatgaatggtgtaaatcttttattttatatagacagtaacaacacaccacggacaaatgatgaggaagtttcaccttcatcataagaaactagttattaaagtcattaatacaaatcgaaataaaaagggcgaaaagattaaaaatcaaaagtattacactaaatggtTGTCTTTACCaaatgatgtaagagacttaggcaaacatggcctttgattgtcaagaactcttactatcaatcttggatcccgagaccactacacacactctaagatggatgatggatgatggtggtggatgtggttTGAAGTCGCGGTGGaatgtgggtgaagtgggagagaggtggttttccaagggatgcctttgaagtgaaccaagcacctctatttatagccttcacagaagcccggacatggccccgtgtccattgggcacggccccgtgtccatccttattctctttcttcattaattgcaatttgtctaCATTagctcaacacgcccccgtgtccgctgggcacggccccgtgtgcagaagcgtatctgttctatcaagatttgcttggattctgcgaatcttagcgttgaccacggcccgtgttgagctgggcacgcccccgtgtcgggaatagaagcttctatagctttgtcctttctgcagacacctggccacgcccccgtgtccgctgggcacggggccgtggtaagccttctgttttcttgtttttgcttgggaagatgttgtcgaggggtcgggcatgccacgtttgttccttttcttgtatttatgctagattttgctgcatatttgttccttttgttcatttacgctcatttaatcctgaaaatacaaaaggaagacaaaagcacactttttccaacattagtactaaaaaatggttagttttatgtctcaattgatgtattttatatgctgtaatttacacacatcaatgcccaaagtgcggaaatcatcaaaagaaTACATGAAAGAGGAGTTGGgaccaagtgattccttcttgtctcTCTGCTTttcctttattttatttttctgtttttattttatctttttatagtttaaaaatcttttcttcaaagtttggtttgattagacgttgacgataggccggtattaaaagctcttgtatccttggacgacctcggtatcttgccatcatgatactacgtccgcgatgggtgcacttgccctagcgtgtgtgtagagtgatagtggaatttcgtgttttataaatttaaaacttgaaccgggagtaaaaagagctaaaaatatactaaaaaataTAGACACCCACACGCAAGTCAGGAGACAAAGTGGTTCTCAGCTCCACACCTCCATCTCGTTCACTGTCTCACACAAAGGAGATCGGGTGGTGAAGTTTTATCATTTCCGAGAGGTAGCTAGTCAATTGGAAATCAAAAGGGGAAGTTGAAAGTTGTTTTGATCTTGGTTTTGTTTAAACTCGGTTTCAAAGGTAGATTTTTCAATAAAGCTTGAGTTTGCGTAAACATTTATGCTTGGGACCTTGAGAAACGTCCATTTTGAGCCATTTGGACTCATAAAGTCGATATCTTGATGAATTTACAGTTCTAGAATCTATTGTTGTTGCAAACAGCTCGAATAGGGTTTTCATGGGGAAAAGGTAAATATCACCTGACACTTTTGCTTGAAAAGTATCCTATATCGCTATGTATAGCGTCTCGTAGCATAGGTTTTCATTTATAGCATTTCGTTTAGTACTATTCACGTAGATTAACTTTTCGCTTAACCTTAGGCAAAACCCTGCTTTTCGCTTCGAACGACTTTTCGCATAATgatactttttgcgcataatgGTATAGTAGTGAAATGTTAACATTTGGCTTGTATAATTGCTAACCAAATTTGACTTAGAAGTCAGAGTATCAGGATCCTTCAGGTTTATGTGGTTTATAGCATAGCATCATAGGTGAGTTATGAACCCTTTTCAGATAATTTTTGGGGATGTTAACACTTGGTAAGTATTCAAAAGGATAGTATGAAAGTTAAAGTATAATAGCTAATGAATTGAATGTTTTATGAAAGGAGCAATTTTGGGCTTCTAGCCCTAATGTTAGTAGCAAGGAACGTTTTTAGATCATTACTGTAATGTTTTGAAAGGATTGTCTAAATGAAAAAACCTGATATACACTTGAAAGTTAATAATTAATGAAAGAGAAAGTTTAAGTTAATATACTTACGAGAGGGAAATTACCTACGAGGCTATAAGTCTTGTCACGTGATCCATAGTTATTAACCTGACATGTGGGGAGCACCTAATAGAAAATTACCTTTAGGCCTGGAAGCATAGGCAGTTACTTCGGGGATGCAGTATATGGTGCTGACTTTCAAGACAACCATTAGATGTACAAACTATGATGGGGTGATGATGATCGCTCATCGATGAAAATCACCATAAAGTTATAGATAAAGGCTAAAAATTTAAAGCATATCATGTATAGATACCTTATTTTAATTGTATGatattgttatatttatttaatgctttATTTAAACTAGAACTTAGTCATCCTAGCTGAATTTTAGTAAGCAAATCAGGTTAATGTTCTGGATAGAACATATGTTAGGATGccacagtggcggaactagaaaatcaactcaggggtatcccaattttttttttccgtGCAatcataaaatataaataaaaacgacaataaataaataaagtaaaacaattacctaatagatttgtcctcttctttttttcatagcttgaaatcgttccatcacatcctcgtcttttacttcacgtaaaaaattcttttcgaccgcacaaaccatagcattgttcaaaaattcttggcccattcgattgcgtaaatccgtcttgacaagcttcaatttcgaaaaacatctttcaacggttgcggttgcaaccggtACAAGCAAAGCTAACTTAACTATCCGATAAACTAAAGGACAAGAAATATGCGTTCCTGTTTCAACCATAAGACGCGCAAGATCACTTATTCCATTCAAGTTGTCAAAGTTATCATCATCGCTTATTGTGTGATGAAATCGAAACAAACCTGTATTTTCTGTTCGAAATCGAACAAACCTGCCGAAGTTCAAGTGCCGATTATGTACTTCCGTTCGTTTGTTTTTTGGAGTCGACGTCTCTCACATCTGTTCGTTCAATGATCTGCCGAAGTGGCACTGATGTTCGTTCAATGTTGTTGGCTCTTTGTTCGTTCATGTCTGTTCGATATCCAACAGTGATTAAACATGCCGCCCAATTGCCCAAATCAATAATCATTCAATTTTGggctattatttacttatttgggcTTAGCAAATGtgttattatttacttatttgggcTTACCTAATGtgttattatttacttatttggcttaccaacattttattattttgtaaaaaaaaaatttgaggggtgtcctcgtacttgttcaggggtgtcctgtgtataaaaatcgaaaaaaaaaaaaattaacactaCTAgtaaaaagttgagccgtagcccgtgctacgcccCACATAACTAAAGGTCCGCCCCTGGGATGCCAAATACAGGATTTTTTTCCAAAgggttccttttggtagattCTCACTAACTCTCAGTAtgtttttccaaatcatacaaggtttccaCTAATTTTTTCCATTTTTCCAAACCGATGGGGTTCCTGAGAACCCCTAAAAATCCCGTGAATCCACCCCTGTTGGATAGCTGTAGCACCTACGTAGTCTACCCGACAAGAGTCTGGCATCCCATACTATCGTTTGGAGACACTTAACTATGGTTGTATTTGACTCGTATGTTTAGATTGTATGAATTTCCGTTGTGTATGCCTTAAATTATCGGTATATACATGACGTCAACACATTGTGTATGAGTTAAAGTAATTTTAAGAATCGAGAATAATATCGATTAGATATCATACTCCTTCTATGTCCTTTAATTATTGATTAACTTCAGTTGATAGAAATTAAATTAACGGATTAATTACTGTGAAAAATTAAATTAACGGATTAGTTAAATAATATGAATTtcattaaaaaagaaaaaaactaaatAATATGTAAAGAAATAACCATTTTATAATAGAAATATCCAATTAGACGCATCTATTTATCCATATAATATAGAGACCGAATTATTCGACATAAAAGACCtacttttttttaactttttaaagcTCACCaatatatattgtttgaaaatttAAACCTTAGATATTCTGGTCAACGTATGTTGATGAAATTAGTATGTATAGGTATAACTTTTGATATGCTACAATATTTATGATATCTTCACAATTTATTTCAACATACAAGAAAAGAATATCATCTCTTTTTTTGTATCACGTAAATAAAATGGTATAACCGTCCTTATaacaaaataaaaagtaaaaattaACTCTAGACCCTCACCTTTAAGGCAATAAAAGTTGTTTATTCATAAATTATAAACTTTTTAATGTTTTGTTGTTATCAAGCAATTAAGGATACATGATTTGAAGATGGTTGTTAGTTAGGtgggtttttttctttttttttttttttttttttttgaacatgaGGGGTGTTTCATCTCAAGAACACATATATAATTAGCAAATAGTTAACATACATTCTCATTTAATTGAATTAGTACAATTAGTGCTCACTGCTCAACATGATATCACTTACATGAATTGTTGTAGATATGATGAAGGTCATGATCTATTTAAATAAGTGACTAAACTACTAATTGATATCAGCTAAACTAAACTGATATCACTCTAACATCACTTTCATAGTGACTATCTACAATACAATAAATTAAGACCGGTAGAAATATTAACATCTGACTTGGCAAAACAGTTGATTCATAAGTTCACAATTGTTTTTTAACAATTCTTCAATTTTTGAGACTTCAGTTCTTTTATGCAACCTGTTGTTTCTTCCATTTTGTTATttaacttcagtctttatcaatcAAGAGAATAGTAGTTTGCATGAACCTATTTTGTGAAGTACTATATATGAACTAGGGATATTTGTCGAATTGAATAATGAATTTTTAAATTACTCAAATCGAATTTTTACAATAGTTTTATATATttcttgaattcgtattcgatttaaaACTGGTAAACTGGATTCGAATTAGTAATATGTGTGTGCACACTAATATGCCAGAATATATGTATACTATTTGATTGTTTAGTTATAACAAAGATACCTATTTTGAATTTTGAGAAGAATGTTGGTGTGACACAAGATAACTCCGAAATTCAATTTTAAATATATGGAAAAGTTTGTTCACTTTAGGCACTTGAAAAACTGTAGACAGATGTTTACATTTTCATACAACTTCCAAAAACTATTTATGTATTAGTGACAATTTGTACACTTTTCTTCTTAATTAATctgataaaatttatctttaCACATGTAAGAATATATAGATTATCTACATGCTTATAAATTATATACTAGAATATATGTTATTAATAACAAAATATAGGTATTTTCATAGGATGGTCACTCATCTTTTTCACTCTATAGGTAACTTCCATTGGAGATCCATCACATTTTGTCTTTTAACTTCATAAGTGCCTTCTCACAGCGACTAAATGCTACTTGCTCCTCTCCATTAccttttgctctctctctctctctctctctctctctctatctctcaaCTATACCCTTAAATTAGGGTTTTCAGTACATCTTTATTGATGTCTTCAGCTAGCAAATAAAGAAGAAAAAGGTAACTGTCTTTTCCATAGTGATTTGTGATTTGTTCTTGTCATCTGATCAGTaaacacacaaacacatacacacaaAATCCTTAAAAGCCCAAATCTATCTATAcataacacatatgaatcacaaTTTTCTTTTCTTCTAGGGAACACAAGCTTCTGAGGTTAAGTCATACTTTTCTGATCTGATTTGGGTTAAATTTTATATACTTTTCTATAAAAGATGCATATATGCACCGATCCCATTAAAGTGTTTTAAGTTCTGATCATCTAGGGTTGATGTATACATATAAGTTCATATCATTATTCTCACTTAAGCTATCACTTAATCTGCCAGATCCCATATTATAACTACTATATATAACCGTGTTCATTGAGTACATGGAGCGATCCGagcgtatatatacatatagatcTCCCACAAAAATGGAGATTTTGAGGTTCAAAACGAAGAAACTGCTGAAAGACTGCAAGGGTTTGATCATTAGTGCATTTGCCTGCAATATTAAAAATGGATTTTAAATTTGTtgaacttcaaaaaaaaaaaaaaaaaacgttcatACAAGATTTACCAATTCTTTATAGCTAGATCGATGCATGTTGTGTCTACTAAGATCTTAAAGCCGACACCTAGTGACCAGTTTATAAAACAAATGGCTGGATTTTACGGATCTATGTTGTTTTCTTTTTCATATAGTTCTTCTAATAATTGATCTACATGTTCGTATGTGGAAGAGAGAAAAGGGGAAAGCTTGTACCCAGTATATTATTTTTTGCATGTGGTTACTAACTTAAATCTAGTGATCAAATATGCATATTGTCTGTCATGAGGAGAGAAAAGGAGAAATTCTTTTGGAAGCATGTTTTTAGAGATGAGACTGGTACTTTTAGGTGTTTTTTTAGAACTTCTTAATTTGCCAGCCCTATAATTAAGTGAACTGGGACACTAGCTTTGCCAAGCAAACTCCATAGAGTTTTTCACCAAACTTAGCCGGTATTTCAACAAACTCTACGGATTTTGCTTGCCACCCAAGCGAACTTACCGAGTTCACTTATGGGGTAGTGAACTGCCTTGGAATAATGAAGTACCAGTGTCGTTCCTAAACCACCAACTAATACAAAAAAAATCGAGAAAAGTTATTATATCCGGCGCAAATCCCATTATGAACCTATCATTGGTGATCTGTGATGTTTCCCCATGGATCTTCACCGTAACTATCTTCGGGTCACCGACTGATTTGCTCCTTGCTAAAAGTCTTCTTATTTGTATTGCATGTTTAGATGGATTTAGGTTAGTATCTAACAAATTAAAGAGTAAACTATGGACTACTAGAAGGGTGCTCATGGTAAAGATTAAAAGTCTTAATTTTAAGAGGTTAATTTCAAATTTAAGGCCTAGATGTTTATGCCCTATTTGATGCTTAATCAATTCTTAATTAATTACTTTGCAGATAAAATAAAAGCTAATTAATGGCAAGCTCTTACAATCCTCCTTGTGCTGCCTGCAAATTTTTGAGAAGAAAATGCATACCAGGCTGCGTTTTCGCACCTTATTTCCCACCCGAAGATCCACAGAAATTCATGAATGTtcacaaaatcttcggtgccaGCAACGTCACTAAACTTTTAAACGATGTTTTACCTCACCAGAGAGAAGATGTGGTTAGTTCACTTGCATATGAAGCCGCAGCTCGTGTTAGAGATCCTGTTTATGGTTGTGTTGGAGTCATCAGTTCCTTGCAACAACAAGTTGATCGCCTTCAAAAGGATCTTGATGCTGCAAATACTGATTTGATACGACATGTGTGCAATGAGATGCCTGGACTGACTTCAATTCAGCCAGTGATTCCACCTCAAAGAGCAATGGATCATTTATCTGCTACAAGGGTTGATGGTGGTGGATTTTACCAGCCTTATAATGTTAATCGTATGTGGAATAGGCCGAATGGTTCGAATCCTCGTGGGAACATGAACGCTGGCGGTAGtggtggcggtgggtggtggtggactGGTGGTAGAGGAAGTAATATGTGAAATAGATGTTGATCTCACTTTATTAGCCATGAAAGGCATAATTAAGTTGGAAAACCTAGTTTGAGTTTGTgttgtatgtgtatatatagttGTCTCACCATTACCTATGCGAGCTACATTGTAACATATACATTGTCATCCAACAAAGGAAAGATTCCATTAATGTTGTAGCAAGAAGCCAATAATTAAAGAATAATAGGAGTAGCTAGAAAGCAGAAAACGGAATTACCAAAAAAAATATTAATGAAGCTACATACATGCACCTATAGATACATACACATTCACATGCGCGCACTATGTGCGTGTACATAAGTGTGTCTAGAAATTATGTTATGGAACCACTACTAGAAACTAGGAGGTTTCCTAAGCAATTCTTTTTTGTCGAAAGTAGAGTCAGGTCACATATTGGGATAGAAGTAATGTTTCAGAAAAGTTTGTAAAGATAATAAATTAATGTGTTTGATAACTAGACAAGTATTTTAATACTTTAAGATATCTCCACACTGTCTTGGGTATGTGAATGATGAGAGTATGCCAAGCCAAACATTGCGTCTTCCATCCTAACTGAAGGATGCGTCCATTGTGATGACAAAAGAGCCTGAACCTAACTTAAAAATCCAAACAGTTTAGAGACAAGTAATGAACCGGTATTTGGTTATAGgattagtttaaaatcttttgagGTTTGGGATGTGACATGTATTGTATTGGATGATACTTGATGTATTATTTAAACTCGTACCCGGGTATGTCGTGAGGTTTTGGGGAGGGTTGGTGACCGGAGCGATTTGGGGGAGGGCTAGTGGAtcaatttgggggggggggggagtgatgtaggtcccttttctcggaggatcgagaacaacctaaaccttgttatactaacccactagcaagtgcggaatccaagctagtaggcaaaccgggatgaagcaagtagagaaacaagcacacaagatttcaccgattaacaccactgtattaatacgtatgaaggttacggttacaagcacaatgtttacaaaaccaaagatgtaaactctcaagtgtgtgtgtgtgtttccagcagaatgctctctagctctctatgtgtgcatctgtcttacactaacacactgcatgagtatatatacccatacacagcaggtcctgtccgaaggatccgatagatggtccgaaggatcatctatcgaggacaagacattcgaaggatgagcagggacctcgaaggatgatccttcgaggtctaacagtcgaaccatatctgtcgaccatctcgaaggatcaacagtatccttcgagtctatccttcgatcctatccttcgagacagactaaCATATTAAACATATGtcaactgttggccaagtcaatccggaggatggttgacttggtcaacttacagactaccaaggacatcgtttatatacagaccgaatacagacaaagtacagacacaagtgcaccaacaaactcccccttggctgtagctttgtcttttatcttctatagttgtagactcgtctcgaacttcgacggactttggtcttcgagttaccaaaactctgatgtcctttcaagtcttcaatgtcggaggatcttcaaagtcttcacgtcttgaaagcagagagtgtatcaacaaactacccgtatcatgtaggaagtgtgttgacaaactcccccttaacataagctcccccttgagttatgctcgtgaatggactttatctttatgaagtgagatccttgtggtgttgatgatggccagcagcaactcgatcatcttcatcagttgagcgccttctcgttgtgtcttcattccaaagcttgtcatcgaccatgttctcctagcctttagaatctgcacatgcaagaaatctaaacgcgtaatgagaacaactgcttggaacatagtataagcaaatgacacacgaatgaccatgtcacaatcaaacaccgtccgacagtttgaaagttcaataaatttgtcaattttaagtctttaactttcaagcatgcaaatttcgaccgtttatgaagatttagtcaattcggttttcgttcaggtttcaggcaacgaagactcgagctccaacatcgtacgatcgaaaataaagcagaaataaaatctttttggcttttataaagtttatattaaaacacacctaaaatctttttggtatttttgaaatttaaaagacaacaatttaaaatcctttgagtgttatcaaacgacatcaccgctaatgtcgtgctgatatgcaccaaacgacgaaactgttttaaaagaaaacaataaaagttaagcagtaaataaataaatatatacaaacattctttttgcgagtttcgagggtaagagaatcatatcagtgtacggtcatgccaaaacactcttgttgttcagttagttaacattaagataagcatcctataacaattatcggtattgttgtccacttaagctcaacttatcagatgtaatcatgtttagaggatacgttaatgtatgatttatacttaccgaccggtgttcatccacatcacgacacattcccgtatcaaggtatgcacgagagttcatcttaccggtgagtataccgattatcatctgtttgaccgtataaattgtgagatactcacttattttgatttgaaaacaagtcctatgtgatataatcacttattgatgaggaacttgattttcgtatgcatgagggcacaggtgcaagtccgtgaacaggtcagtacttccgtacagcagagagacgaacttgacacccggataaatgtgatattttatcacttatttgatttggacatgtgattgtttatcacttattgaggtcgaatgcagtatgtaatatgtacacgtatgtatagtatcatggaagatctagacttgcgtccccgttatttttcggtaaaagatacaaccatgatacccagatgataagcagcataaagaccgaatatctcagaacctcggcaatctatcaaacaaaatttcggtactaagaccatatgccaatgaa
It encodes:
- the LOC118483913 gene encoding protein LATERAL ORGAN BOUNDARIES-like produces the protein MASSYNPPCAACKFLRRKCIPGCVFAPYFPPEDPQKFMNVHKIFGASNVTKLLNDVLPHQREDVVSSLAYEAAARVRDPVYGCVGVISSLQQQVDRLQKDLDAANTDLIRHVCNEMPGLTSIQPVIPPQRAMDHLSATRVDGGGFYQPYNVNRMWNRPNGSNPRGNMNAGGSGGGGWWWTGGRGSNM